The Desulfobulbus propionicus DSM 2032 DNA segment GCAAGGACAGATTCCTCGATGTCTTCGGCCGGGGGTTCACCGATAAATCGAATCGTTATCGGGAAAATTCCCTAGCCACCCTGCGGAACTGGGACAATGGTGCCACCGCCCTGCTGGGCGAATTTGTCGCGGTCAATGACGTCAGCGAACGGGTCTACAGCGCGGACAATCCTTCGCAGCCCTGGAAACTGCCATCCCTGACCTATTCGGGTCTGGTGCCCCTGGCCAGCAGCAGCGGCCCCGATTTTTCCTGGGACGCCAACTACACCAATTACTGGCGGGAAGAGGGCGTGGGCGCCCAGCGAATCGATCTGATGCCCACGGTGACCGCCGGCATTCCACTAAGTCCCTATCTCGAGAGCTATGTCAGCGGCGGCGTCCGCGATACCGGCTACACGATTCGCGACAACGGCGCCTCGGACTGGGAGGAGACCGATTCGGAAAACAGGTTGCTCTACAATTTTGACGGTGAACTCGCCACCACCCTGATGCGGGATTTTTCCGTCTCCTTCGGCGATGTCAACACCTTGAGCCATACCCTGCGGCCCTATGTTGCCTACGGCTATACCGAGATTCCCGACGAAAAAGTGTTGCCGCAGTTTGATCCGATCGACGATCTGGAAGAACAGAATACCCTCTATGTGGGCATCAACAATTTCTTTGACATTGCCGGCGAGCGCAACGGCCGTGCATTTGAGCGGGAATACGCCTTTTTCAAGATCAAGCAAGGCTACGACATGCGTAGCGAGGAAAGCGATACGCCGCTGACCCCGGTCATGGCGGAGACCGGCTGGTATCCGATCGAGCGAATGCGCCTCAAGTACACCACCTACATCGACGTGTACGGCGACGGCGCCTACCTGCATTCCGTCGACAGCGATTACGCAAGCTCCGCCGGGGACAGGTTTTCCCTTGATTACCGGTATAACGAGCTCACCGACGTCAATTCGGTCAAAGGCAGTTTCTGGTATCTGTTGCCGTACAATTTTGCCGCCGGCTACGGACTGGAACGGGCGATCGAAACCGACGAAACCATCGAGGAAACCGTCAAGCTGCGTTACATCCAGCCCTGCTGGTCGGTGGAGGTCTCCTCGAACCACACCCCTGGCGATCAAACGGTGATGATCACCTTCCGCCTTGCCAACATAGGCCCTCCCCTGGGCATTGACTTCCCTGGCCAGTAACAAGGCGATTGTTGCCCGTCACCGAAACCTGTGGTGCCTCATGAACTGTATCGATGTTTTCAATGGGGACGCGGACGGTATCTGCGCCCTGCACCAGCTGCGCCTTCACATCCCGCAACCTGAGGCCCGCCTAGTCACCGGAGTCAAGCGGGACATCGCTCTGCTTGATCGGCTGGCCGGGGTGCACGGCCATCGGATCACCGTGCTTGATGTCTCGCTCGACCGCAACCGCGCCGCCCTGGAACGGCTGCTGGGCCACGACAACCGCATCTTGTACGTCGATCACCACTACAGCGGAGCCGTTCCCGAGTCCGACGCGCTGGAGGTGCACATCGACCCCTCGCCGCTGCTCTGCACCTCGTTGATCGTTGACCGTTTGTTGCAGGGGGCGTATCGACCTTGGGCACTTGTCGGCGCTTTTGGCGACAACCTCGATGAAGTGGCGCAGCAACAGGCGCAGGATACCGGCTTGGATGATGCGCGCACCGCTGTGCTCAAGGATATCGGTCGGTTGTTGAACTATAACGGTTATGGGTTGGTGGAGGAGGACCTTCTGGTCCATCCCGCCGACCTGTACCGTGAGGTACACCGCTTCGCCGATCCGTTTGCCTTTGGTCGCGATTCAACCCTGCTTGCGGCGCTCCGCCGGGGATACGGCGAAGACATGCGCAGGGCCGCGGATCTAGCCCCGTATCGGACCAGTACCAGCGGTCGTGTCTTCCTGCTGCCGACGGCTGCCTGGTCTAAACGAGTGGTTGGTGTTTTTGCCAATCAACTGTCGCGCGAACAGCCCGAACAGGCCCATGCCACGGTCCTGCCCCAGGCGGACGGCAGCTATTTGATCAGTGTGCGCGCGCCGTTGGCCACCCGCCTGGGCGCCGACAACCTCTGCCGCCAGTTCCCAACCGGTGGTGGCCGGGCCGCCGCTGCCGGGATCAATCGTTTGCCGGAACGTGAATTGGAGCGTTTCCTCGACGCCTTTGCCCGCCATTTTGCCTGATCACCCCGGTGCCTCCCGGCGAAGACGCCACGCCGCCCATGGTCAGGGCCGTCCCGTGGCGCGCGCTCTGGTGGGGGTCATCGCCATTCTGCTCATTGGTTGGGCTACTCGGAACGCATCGGCGGCCGCACCGCCTCCCCTTTTTATCGATGATCTCGAACTGCATGGGCTCGAGCCGGCCTTGGACAAAAGCCTGGCTCACTTGCGCATCCTGCCTGCGGCCACCCGGTTCAGGGTGGCCGATACGACGATACCGGTAGGGCGTCTGATCGATTCGATCCACCGTCTTCGCACCCTGATCCAGGCCAATCCAGATCCTGAAAAGTTACACCGCCAGATCCTTGAGCACTTCACGGTCTGGACTGTCCATGGCCGGCCTGACGACGAGTCCCTTTCGGCACGGCGGATGCTGATCACCGGTTATTATCAGCCGGTTTTCGCCGGAAGCCTCTCTAGGCACCCCCCCTATCTGTATCCACTCTACCGCGAACCCGATGACCTTCTGGTCCGGGAACAGGCGGGGCAAAGGAACGTCCTTGGGCGAAAGGAAAACGGGCGGATTGTCCCCTATTGGAGTCGGCGGGAGATCGAACAGGCAAACCTGCTGCGGGGGATGGAAATGGTGTGGCTCAAGGACCCGTTTGACGCCTTTATGCTCCATGTCCAAGGCTCGGGGATCATCCGCCTGGTCGACGGCTCCCTGCGAGGCGTCCATTATGCCCGCAGCAATGGCCGCGAGTACCGCAGCATCGGTAAATATCTGGTCGATACCGGCCGGATGCGGCTGGCCGATGTCACCATGGACAGCATCCGGAGCTATATCGACCAGCACCCGGATGAACGGGATCTGATTCTGCGACAAAACGATTCCTTTATTTTTTTTCACTGGAGAGAGCCAGGACCGGCGCTCGGCAGCCTCAATCAGGTGCTGACCGCCGGACGCTCGGTGGCTGCCGATCAACAGTGGTATCCTCCCGGATCGCTCCTGTTCCTGGACAGCCGCCGGCCGATCATGAAAGAGGGCGGAGCGGTCGGATGGCAGAGAATGCGCCGCTTTGTCACCGTGCAAGATACGGGCTCCGCGCTCAAGGGACCGAGGCGGATCGATGTGTTCTGGGGGACCGGCGAGCAAGCGGGGTGGGAAGCGGGGCAGATGAAGGAGGAAGGGGTCGCCTATCTGTTGCTGCTCAAGGAGGGGGGCGCTCCCTAACCGCCATTGTGCCGAGGGTTCCGGCCAGTTTCGTCCGTTGAAAATTGTGGCATACTGCTTGCGTTCTCCGACCGTCCCCGGTACATTGCCTGCGAAAAATCAAGCGCGCCAGTAGCTCAGTTGGATAGAGCAACGGCCTTCTAAGCCGTGGGTCGGGGGTTCGAATCCCTCCTGGCGTGCCAGAAGAACATAAAAAACAGCCACTTGGAAAATATTTTCCAAGTGGCTGTTTTTATTTTGTGCCGAGCCCGACAATAAAAAATTTTACTGTACCCGTAGTGGGCTACAAGGGGGGCGCATAAACCAAGAAACTTTGCATAGCGGAATGTATTGATCGTGACCCAAATCGAACCATAATGAAACATATTGAATCCACCAATGGTTCAATATGTTTCATTATGGTTTAGTGGCGGTCTGGATTAGAAACAAAAAAATAATGTTCAGCCAATTTGCTAATATTATTCAATTAAAATTAAAACCAAAAGTGGCATCTCTTTTGCTTTAAGCATGACGGCGTTATGAATTGCCATTCACTGATCGGTATCGTCGCCGGTCGTATCAGTTTGAAACTATTCGATAACGATAGAAACAAGGAGAAGCTATGGAAAAGGAAATGGAGGCCAAGGTTCTGCTGGTGGACGACGAGCAGGATTTTCTTGAAACGCTGTCCAGCCGCCTGGAGATGCGGGGCCTCAAGGTCAGCGCCGTGACCAGCGGCGAGCAGGCGGTGACCGAGGCCAAGCAGCAGGACTACGACGCCATCATCGTCGATCTGGCCATGCCCGGCATTGACGGCCTGGAAACCCTCAAGCGGATCAAGGCCGACAATCCCAACGCCGAGATCATCATGCTCACCGGCCAGGCCTCGGTGCAAAGCGGGGTGGAGGCGATGAAGCTCGGAGCCGGCGATTTCCTCCAGAAACCGGTGGAGCTGAGCGAGCTGATGGACAAGATCGGCGAGGCCAAGAGCAAGAAAATGCTGGTGCTGCAGAAGCAGTCGCAGGAAGAGCTGCGCAAGATCATCAAGTCCAAGAGCTGGTAACAGCCAGGACCCCACCTAAAGGAGAAAGGCATGAGCAATCCAATGCCCGTCGTCAAAGACCTGATCATTCCGCTGGATGTTTTTCCTCATCTGAGCAGCGAGGCCTCGGTGCACGAAGCCGTGGCCCAGCTCTTTTCCCACACTGTCAACGGTTCCGGCAAGCTGCTGTATGACGAGTTGCTGGTGGTCAACAGCCAGAACCAATACGTCGGCCGCCTGACCATCCGGGGGATTCTCACCTGTTATTTCCCGACCCTGTTCGACGGCGGCCAGAAGCCGATCTTCGCCGGCAAACAGGAGAAGTTCACCGACCTGGCCATCTTGCTCGAGGACAGCTTCCAGACCGAGTGCAAGCGCCAGGGAGCGTTGCCGGTCAGCCAGTACATGGTGCCGCCGCTCAAGTCGATCAAGGCCGACATGCATCCCCTGCACGCCGCCGAGATCATGATGACCGAAAACCAGAACTGTCTGCCGGTGGTCGACGGCGGCCAACTGATCGGTGTTGTCCGCCTGATCGACCTGTTCCGGACCCTGGCCTCCAGCTGCTCGCTGTAAGACTGCTCCAGAGACACCCTTATCGACAACAAAGGAATCACACCCATGTCTGCAACCGTACAAGAACTTCCTGACACCAAAACGCCCTTTGACTGGAAGCGCGTGGTCTTCATCCTTGGCGGCCTCGCCCTCTTTGCCCTGATCTATTATTCGCCGGCCTGGCCGGACGCCGTCGATCCCAAAGGCGAACATTTTGCCCTGTCCAAGGAGGCCAAGGGCGCGCTGGCGGTGTTTGCCGTGGCCGCCACCTGGTGGATCTTCGAGGTGGTGCCGATCGGCGTCACCAGTTTGTTGATTGGAACCCTCCAAGCCTTGTTCCTCATCCGCAAACCGGTGGTGGCCTTCAAGGACTTCATGGACCCGTCGGTGCTTTTTATCTTCGGCTCGGTGGTCATCGGCATGGTGTTCACCAAGACCGGGCTGACCCGGCGAATCGCCTACAAGATGCTCTCCATCATCGGCGAGAAAACCTCGATGATCATGCTCGGCTGCTTCCTCATGACCGCCCTGCTGACCCACGTCATGGCCCATACCGCGGTGGCCGCGACCATGTTTCCGCTGCTGATGGCCATCTATTCCCTCTACACCACCGAAACCAAGCCGACCAATTTCGGCAAGGCGATGTTCATCGGCATGGCCTACGTGGCCGGCGCCGGTTCGATCATCACCCTCTTGGGCGCGGCCCGCGGCGCCGTGGCCCTGGCCTTTTACAAGGACATGATGCATGTGGACATCAGTTTCGGCACCTTGAGCTACTACATGTTTCCCCTGGGCTGGCTGATGGTCTTCCTCCTGTGGGGATTCTTCATGATTTTCTGCAAGCCGGAGAAGGAGCGCATTGTCGGTCTCAAGGAAAAGGCCAGCCGCATGTACCGGGAACTGGGCTCGATCACCCGCAACGAGATCCTGGCCGCGACCATCATTCTGCTGGCCGTGCTGATCATCGCCCTGAAGAGCTTTGTCCCTGCGCTCGACAAATTGGACAAGACCGGCATCCTGCTCTGCTCGACCATCGCCTTCTTTGTCTTCAATATCCTCAAGATCGACGACCTGGAAGACATCCCCTGGAACATCATCCTCCTGTTCGCCGGCGCCATGTCGATCGGCTTCTGCTTGTGGGAAACCGGCGCGGCCAAATGGCTGGCGGTCAACTGGCTGGTCCTGTTCCAGCAGGCTCCGGCCGTGGTCTTCATCATGGGCATGGCCTTCTTTGTCCTCATCATGACCAACTTCATCATGAACGTGGCGGCGATTGCCATCAGCCTGCCGGTGGCCTTGGTCATCGCCCCTTATCTGGGCGTGGCCGGCGAGGTCATCCTGTTCTCGGCCCTGGCCACCGCCGGTATGCCTTTCCTGCTGCTGATCGGCGCGGCGCCCAACGCCATCGCCTACAACTCCAAGCAATTCACCACCGGCGAGTTCCTTAAGTTCGGTATACTCGCCAGCGTTCTGCTGATGGTGGTGCTGTGGGTCTTCGTCGCCTTTGTCTGGCCGATGATGGGCATGGAAGTCTTTGTTCCCAAGGTGCAATAGCATTCCGCATACAGACCCGCGCCCCGTTCCCTTGCCCGGATGATCGTCCGGGGAAGGGAACAGCGGGCGTACACCCTTTGTCATTTCTTTTTTCCCGAACGGAAAGGAGGCTCGCACATCCATTATGTCAACCGCCCTGGTTTCCATCTTTGTCATGGCCTACGCGGCCATAGCCCTGGAGCACCCGCTCAAGGTCAACAAGTCGGCCTCGGCCCTGCTGGCCGCCGGCCTGCTCTGGACCATCTACGCCCTGGCCGGCGGCGACTTCCATGCGGCCGTGCACAATCTGCATGAATCGGTCGCCTCCACCGCCCAGATCGTCTTCTTTCTCATGGGCGCCATGACCATCGTCGAGGTGGTCGACGCCCACAATGGTTTTTACGTCATCACCAGCCGGATCAAAACCAACAGTCTCAGCGCCCTCTTGTGGCTGGTCGGTTTTGTCACTTTCTTCCTCAGCTCGATTCTCGACAATCTGACCACCACCATCGTCATGATCTCGCTGATGAAGAAACTGCTCGACCGTCACGAGGACCGGCTGTTCTTTGCCGGCATCATTGTCATCGCCGCCAACGCCGGCGGCGCCTGGAGCCCGATTGGCGACGTGACCACCACCATGCTGTGGATCGGCGGCCAGATCACCACCTTGGAGATCATGAAGGGCGTGCTCCTGCCCTCCTTGTCTTGTCTGGTCATCCCGCTGTTGATCACCAGTTGGGTCCTGCGCGGCCGCGAGGTGGTGGCCGCCTGCGCCATCGAGCGGCGGGCCGGCTACGAGACCACCCCCTTTGAGCAGAATTTCATGTTCTGCATGGGCATGGGGACCTTGATCGCGGTGCCGATCTTCAAGAGCATCACCCATCTGCCGCCGTTCATGGGCATCCTTTTTGGCCTGGGCATCCTCTGGCTGGTCGGCGAGCTCCTCCACCGCGGCAAGGAGGACGATGAGTTCAAGGAACACCTCAGCCTGGTGGCCGCGCTCAAGCGCATCGACATGAGCTGCATCGTCTTTTTCATCGGCATTCTCCTGGCGGTGGCCACCCTGGAGCATACCCACATCCTGGGCAATCTGGCCGCCTGGCTGACCCAGACCGTGGGCAACGAGGCAATCATCGTCACCCTGATCGGCCTGGCCTCCGCTGTGGTCGACAACGTGCCGCTGGTGGCCGCCTCCATGGGCATGTACGACATGGCCACTTATCCGACCGACAGTTTCCTGTGGGAGTTCATGGCCTACTGCGCCGGGACCGGCGGCTCCATCCTGATTATCGGTTCCGCCGCCGGCGTGGCCGCCATGGGCTTGGAGAAGATCCATTTCTTCTGGTATGCCCGCAAGATAGGCTTCCTGGCCGCGATTGGCTATTTCTCCGGCATTGTTGTTTATATTGCGCAGTACAAGCTTTTCCACTAAATACCCCACCCCCTCTTCCCGGTTGCCTGCCGGGAAGAGGGGAGATGCGGTGCGCGGGCGGCGTGCTGCCACGCCACTCCGTGTCCACGACCCCTTTGCGGGGCCGGCCATTGTTTTGCTGCCCCCAACCACCACTTTCTTGCCACCGATGACCGACGAATTGTCCTCTTGCACGCCCCCCGAGAACAAACCCATGATTCCCCGCCAGAGCAGCGCGCCGATGACCGCCTTGTCCTCCGGTGTCACCAGGAGCAGGGCATGAAGATTCTTATTACCGTGCAGGACAACAACGTCGCCCCCCGGTTCGACCAGGCCACCGAGGTGATCATCGCCGAACATGACGGCCAGAAGCTGATGGCCGAGCCGCGAACGATCATCCTGCCCCACAAGAGTGCCGATGAATTGAGCGACCTGATCATCAAGGAGGGGGTGCAGTGCGTGATCTGCGGCGGTATCGAGGAGACTTTTTACCGTTTCTTCAACTGGAAAAAGATCACCGTGATCGACGGCGTCATCGGTTCCCATGGCGAGGCGATGCAGATGGCCTTTGTCGGCAGTCTGCGGCCGGGCCAGATCCTGCCCTCGGCGAAAAAAAGCACCTGACACCATTCCGGCGCGTCAGGGCTGCCCATCCGCCGGAAAACCATCGGGGTTGAATCGAGCGCCGAATCGAGGTATGCAGGGATAGAGAAACAACCGGAGACAACAGGAGAGGAGGGCACCCATGAGAAAGATTGACCTGGATGGTACACGAGAATTCAATCCGCTGGGCATGAAGGCCATCGTGTTGCACGATTCGGAATATTTCAAAATCCTCAACTTCAACCTCAAGGCCGGGGCCTTGTTTCCTATTCATTCCCACGATTTGGATGGCCAGCTGTCCATTCTGGTGATCGAGGGAGAGGGACTGTTCCTGGCCGACAACGAGGTGACCATGCCCGCCAAGACCGGAGGCATGCTGATTGCCGAGATCCGCGAACCGCATGGGGTCAAGGCGACCACCGACATGCGTATCGTGGTGACCATCGCCCCGCCGATCTGAACAAACAGGGTCGGCTCATCGGGCCGAACGCTTCCCCCCATCGTGCCCTGCAAACCGTTCAAGGAGACCTGCATGAAAACCACATCGGTCATTGTCCTTTTGGTACTGGCCCTGCTGGCCGGTTGCTCCGCGCCGTCGTCGGAAAGCGGCAGGAACAAAGAGCAGCGTGCAACCGGCGACCTGGCGCAAGGCGAGCGGCACCCCCTGGTTGACGGCGAGGCCGCCAGTCAGCTTCAGCCGCCGCCGGCTCCGGCCGGTCCGATCGTGGGCGGCAGCGGCACGATGAAGACCACCGGCCTGGTCAAGCGCGCGGCCGTTTCCGAAGCCATGCCCATCGGCAAGCCGGCCTGGAATCGCGAATCCTACAATGCCATCCAGGAGAACGGCTTCATCAATGCCGCCCGCGACCCGCTCTCCACCTTCAGCATCGATGTCGATACCGCCAGCTATACCAATGTCCGCCGCTTCATTCAAGGGGGGCATCTGCCACCGGTGGGCGCGGTGCGCATCGAGGAGATGATCAACTATTTCACCTATGCGTATCCCCGGCCAATCGGCAAGGCCCCTTTTGCCCTCGGTGCCGAGGTCGGCCCCAGTCCCTTTCACCGGGACTATCTCCTGGCCCGCATCGGCCTCGCCGCCAAGGATCTGGCCAAGGAACACCTGCCACCGTCGAATCTGGTGTTCCTGATCGATGTCTCCGGTTCGATGCAGGATGGCAACAAGCTGCCGCTGTTGAAGCAGGCCCTGCCACTGGTGGTCCGGCAGCTGGGGGCGCGTGATCGGGTGGCCCTGGTGGTCTACGCCGGGGCCGACAGTGTGGTCCTGCCGCCCACCCCTGGCGACCGTCAGCAGGAGATCCTCGCCGCGCTCGACCAGCTCCAGGCCGGCGGTTCGACCCACGCCTCCAGCGGCATCCGCACCGCCTATGAACTGGCACGCAAGTCGTTCATCAAGGGCGGCAACAACCGGGTGATTCTCGCTTCCGACGGCGATTTCAACGTCGGCGTCACCAGCCGCGACGAACTCACCCGGCTGATCGAAGAGGAGCGCAAGGACGGCATCTATCTGACCGTGCTCGGTCTGGGCATGGGCAATTACCACGACGACACCATGGAGGTGCTGGCCGACAAGGGTAACGGCAACTACGCCTACATCGACAGCCTGCTGGAAGCCAAGAAGGTGCTGGTCAAGGAGATGAGCGGCACGTTGTTCGCGCTGGCGAACGATGTCAAGATCCAAGTGGAATTCAACCCGGCGCGGGTGGGGGCCTATCGGCTGATCGGCTACGAGAACCGGGCCTTGGCCGACGAGGATTTTCGCGACGATACCAAGGATGCCGGCGAGGTCGGCGTCGGCCATCGGGTGACCGCCCTTTACGAGCTGATCCCGGCCGGGCATGCATCGATTCCCCAGCTCGACCCGCTCAAGTACCAGCGCAATGCCGCCGCTCCTGCCCATTCCGGCGAGTGGATGACCGTCAAGCTGCGCTTCAAGCCCCAAGGCGAACCCCATTCCACCCAGATGCATCTGGCGGTGGGGGAAACGACCACAAAACCGTCAACGGACTTTCGTTTCGCTTCGGCCGTGGCCGGGTACGGCATGCTGCTGACCCGTTCCGAGCATCTGGGCGAGTTCACCTGGCAGCGGTGTCTGGAATTGGCCCGTTCTGGTCGAGGTGCGGACGAGGAGGGCTATCGGGCCGAATTTTTCCGTTTGGTGGAGGCCAGCGAGTTGCTGGCCAAACAGCAGGCACCTGAGCTAGACGACAACAAGAAACCGCTGCCCCCGCCAACAATCAGGTAAGCAGGGCGGCCCAATCGAGGGCGGGGAAGGTGCGGTGGAGCATGTGGTCATCATGTTCCAGCCACACGGTCAGATCGCTGAAGGTGGCCCGAGCCTGGGGCAGCACCAGGGCGGGTGGACAGACGTTGTCTTGGTCGCCCATGACCAGCACGGCTGGCACGGTCAGCGGGGTGGAAGGCGGCCGGTAGTCGCCGAAATTGAGGGCCGGGGCCAGCAGCACCAGCCGTCGGCAACGCTCGGGATAGCGCTGGGCAAAACAGGCGGCCATCAGGCCGCCAAAGCTCGACCCCACCAGAATGAGCCGATCACGCCCGGCCAGCTGGGTTTCCAGTTGCGCCAGCCGTTGGCCCAGATCGCCTTGGTAGTCCTGCATGCCCACTTGGGGAAAATGGTCGCGGAACCACCGCGCCTTGGTTCCTTGGATGGACGAGTCGAGGCCGTGGAGGAAAAAAACGTTGGCAGCGTTCGCAGTCATAAATCGTGGGCAATGAACAGGTATTGAGCGTTCCCATGCTCTAGGTGGGAACGCGTAACTCTCAACCCGCCCCGCGGAAGTACACCGCAGGGCGGTTTTTTTGTCTTTTTACTGCTTGCACCAGGCATAGGCGTTCTGGAACATCCGCAGCCAGGGACTGACCGGCAGGTTCTTCATTTCCTCGGGCAGCCAGTGGCACTGCCAGGGGAGGAAGGCCCGCTCCGGATGGGGCATCATCGCCAGATGGCGGCCATCGGGCGAACAGATGCCAGTGAGGCCGCCGGGCGAGCCGTTGGGGTTGAAGGGGTAGGTTTCGGTGGCCTGGCCCTGATCGTCGACAAAGACCACGGCGGCCATGCCCTCGTTCCACACCTGCTGGCGGATGGCCTCGTCCGGGAAGTGCAGGTAGCCCTCGCCATGATCCACATGGATACCGAAGACCAGCTCCTCCATGCCTTGGAGCATGATGGCCTTGCTCGGCAGCACTTTGACCGTGGTCCAGCGCGATTCAAAGCGACCGCTCTGGTTATGGATGAAGCGGGGTTGTTTTTCCGCCTCGATGCCCTCCCACGGCACCCAGCCCAGCAGCCCGAACAACTGGCAACCGTTGCAGATGCCGAGGGTGAAGGTGTCGGGCCGGTTGTAGAACTGGTGGAACTGGGCCTGGAGCCGCTCGTTGAAGCGGATGGTCGCGGCCCAGCCCTTGGCGCTCTCCGGCACGTCGGCGTAGGAAAAGCCGCCCACCGCCGCGATGCCGCGGAAATCGGCCAGATCGATCCGCCCGGCCAACAGGTCGGTCATGGTCACATCCCAGGGCTCGAAACCGGCGCTGTAGAAAGCGGAACTCATTTCCCGATCCGAGTTGGAGCCTTCATCGCGGAGGATGATCACCTTGGGCTTGTCCTTCTGCTGGAGAATGGCCGGAGCCGTGGCCTCGGGCGTGAAGCCGAGCCGGTATTCCGGCCCCTGACGGTCAAAGATGGCGTAGCGTTCCTCCTCGGCGCAATCCGGGTTCATCTGCAGCCGCTCCAGTTGGTAGCTGGTTTCCTCCCACCACTGGCGCAGCACGGCCATGGAATCGTCGAGCACCAGATGACCATTGTATTGAACGGTGATTGCCTGCTTGACGGTGGTGGAACCCAGAACGGTGCACGGGACCTTGGCCTGCTCGAACCGCTCCTTGACTTGGGCCAGATGGTGCCAGTGGCATTCGATCACCAACCCCAGTTCCTCGGCAAACAGGGTTTCGAGCACGGTCGCCGAGCCATTGAGCGCCAGGTTGAGGCCGCAGTTGCCGCTAAAGGCCATTTCAAGCACAGTGGTGATCAGGCCGCCGTCGCTGCGGTCATGGCCGGCGAGGATCAACCCGTGGTCGAGCAGGTACTGGACCGCGCCAAAGGCCCGCTTGACCAAGGCCGGATCGTCCATGTCCGGAACCTCGTCGCCAATCTGGCCGCAGGTCTGGGCCAGGCCGCTACCGCCTAGCCGGTTCTTGCCGCCCGAAAGATCGATGAACAAGAGCACCGAGCCCGGTTCCTTGATGTCCGGGGTGACCTTGTTGCGGATGTCGTTCATGGCGGCGTAGAGCGAAATAACCAGTTCGCGCGGCGACTTAACCACTTCTTCGCCGACCTTGGCGGCCATGCTCAGGCTGTCCTTGCCGCCGTCCACCGCGATGCCCACGGCGATCATCGCCGCTGCCATGGCCTCGGCCGCGTCGCGCAGGGCCGCGCCTTCGCCGGCCAGTTTCGGTGCCCACATCCAGTTGGCCGAGCATTTGACTTGTTCCAGATCCCTGATCCGCGCCCACACCAGGTTGGTCAGGGCCTCGCCCACTGCCATCCGTGCACCGGCGGCCGGGTCGACCAGCATCTTGATCGGCTGCTCGCCGATGGCCGTGGCAATGCCGCTGACCCCGAAATGACTCTGGGCCACCACCGCCACGTCGGCCACGGTCAGCTGCAGCGGACCGCAGCACTGCTGCTGGGCGATCAGGCCGGTGACCGCCCGGTCGACCTTGTTGGTGAGGAACCGTTTGGAGCCGACCGACACCAGTCGCAGCACTCGGTTCAGCGCCTCGCGCACGTCCAGCTTCTTGGGCGGGACAAAGGCGGACAGGGCGGGAACCGTCCGGTTGTCGGTGAAGGTTTTCTGCGGAATCTTGCCAAGCAGC contains these protein-coding regions:
- a CDS encoding cupin domain-containing protein; translated protein: MRKIDLDGTREFNPLGMKAIVLHDSEYFKILNFNLKAGALFPIHSHDLDGQLSILVIEGEGLFLADNEVTMPAKTGGMLIAEIREPHGVKATTDMRIVVTIAPPI
- the purL gene encoding phosphoribosylformylglycinamidine synthase encodes the protein MPSHVIQLHRQVKPDFAYCFNIESSRALTPAEVERLRLILADGFLLDTVTFEPQLVGERVVEIGPRLNFATAWSSNMVSICRAVGLDVVTRVERSRRSLVPEDVAIDTFIAQNHDRMTECVYAQPLTTFETGIVPEPVYEVDLQSKGPDGLLDIPGISMDQWDRELYYDYFVKRCDRNPTIVEIMDLNNANSEHSRHGFFRGKQVIDGQHYDRTLFQVVTDTLKAHPKGSKVAFKDNSSVIEGCTLTTLLPARPGEPSPLSEATVCYHPLLTAETHNFPTGVAPFPGAETGTGGRIRDVQGTGRGGLVMAGTAGYCVANLHIPDYELEWENAYACPDTLASALEIEIEASNGASDYGNKFGEPLIQGFTRSFDLRLSTGERWGFLKPIMFTGGIGQIDDRHTEKKQPLKGMLIVQVGGPAYRVGFGGGAASSMMQGENEAKLDFNAVQRGDAEMEQKMNRVIRACNEMGDLSLIDVIHDQGAGGPANVLKELVEHAGGRVEIRNIRVGDPTMSVLEIYVAEYQERVGLLISPENIERFQAICAREKVACEVLGEVTGDLRFVVHDNQDNTTPVNIEIPELLGKIPQKTFTDNRTVPALSAFVPPKKLDVREALNRVLRLVSVGSKRFLTNKVDRAVTGLIAQQQCCGPLQLTVADVAVVAQSHFGVSGIATAIGEQPIKMLVDPAAGARMAVGEALTNLVWARIRDLEQVKCSANWMWAPKLAGEGAALRDAAEAMAAAMIAVGIAVDGGKDSLSMAAKVGEEVVKSPRELVISLYAAMNDIRNKVTPDIKEPGSVLLFIDLSGGKNRLGGSGLAQTCGQIGDEVPDMDDPALVKRAFGAVQYLLDHGLILAGHDRSDGGLITTVLEMAFSGNCGLNLALNGSATVLETLFAEELGLVIECHWHHLAQVKERFEQAKVPCTVLGSTTVKQAITVQYNGHLVLDDSMAVLRQWWEETSYQLERLQMNPDCAEEERYAIFDRQGPEYRLGFTPEATAPAILQQKDKPKVIILRDEGSNSDREMSSAFYSAGFEPWDVTMTDLLAGRIDLADFRGIAAVGGFSYADVPESAKGWAATIRFNERLQAQFHQFYNRPDTFTLGICNGCQLFGLLGWVPWEGIEAEKQPRFIHNQSGRFESRWTTVKVLPSKAIMLQGMEELVFGIHVDHGEGYLHFPDEAIRQQVWNEGMAAVVFVDDQGQATETYPFNPNGSPGGLTGICSPDGRHLAMMPHPERAFLPWQCHWLPEEMKNLPVSPWLRMFQNAYAWCKQ
- a CDS encoding vWA domain-containing protein, with amino-acid sequence MKTTSVIVLLVLALLAGCSAPSSESGRNKEQRATGDLAQGERHPLVDGEAASQLQPPPAPAGPIVGGSGTMKTTGLVKRAAVSEAMPIGKPAWNRESYNAIQENGFINAARDPLSTFSIDVDTASYTNVRRFIQGGHLPPVGAVRIEEMINYFTYAYPRPIGKAPFALGAEVGPSPFHRDYLLARIGLAAKDLAKEHLPPSNLVFLIDVSGSMQDGNKLPLLKQALPLVVRQLGARDRVALVVYAGADSVVLPPTPGDRQQEILAALDQLQAGGSTHASSGIRTAYELARKSFIKGGNNRVILASDGDFNVGVTSRDELTRLIEEERKDGIYLTVLGLGMGNYHDDTMEVLADKGNGNYAYIDSLLEAKKVLVKEMSGTLFALANDVKIQVEFNPARVGAYRLIGYENRALADEDFRDDTKDAGEVGVGHRVTALYELIPAGHASIPQLDPLKYQRNAAAPAHSGEWMTVKLRFKPQGEPHSTQMHLAVGETTTKPSTDFRFASAVAGYGMLLTRSEHLGEFTWQRCLELARSGRGADEEGYRAEFFRLVEASELLAKQQAPELDDNKKPLPPPTIR
- a CDS encoding alpha/beta fold hydrolase, which encodes MTANAANVFFLHGLDSSIQGTKARWFRDHFPQVGMQDYQGDLGQRLAQLETQLAGRDRLILVGSSFGGLMAACFAQRYPERCRRLVLLAPALNFGDYRPPSTPLTVPAVLVMGDQDNVCPPALVLPQARATFSDLTVWLEHDDHMLHRTFPALDWAALLT
- a CDS encoding NifB/NifX family molybdenum-iron cluster-binding protein, encoding MKILITVQDNNVAPRFDQATEVIIAEHDGQKLMAEPRTIILPHKSADELSDLIIKEGVQCVICGGIEETFYRFFNWKKITVIDGVIGSHGEAMQMAFVGSLRPGQILPSAKKST